The Micromonospora krabiensis genome window below encodes:
- a CDS encoding NADPH-dependent FMN reductase, whose translation MASTVVVSGNPRPASRTLALATAIGDLLARRHGTDDTGVVDVATLGAGLLSSGDPATATALDLVRGADLLVVATPTYKGTFTGVLKVLLDHLPARALDGTTAVPVVIAGVAQQASAAASHLAELLRELGADVVPGLAVVEAELADVPAVAATFAATLTLREPSPR comes from the coding sequence ATGGCTTCGACCGTGGTGGTGTCCGGCAACCCGCGACCGGCATCGCGCACCTTGGCACTGGCAACGGCGATCGGCGACCTGCTCGCCCGCAGGCACGGCACGGACGACACGGGGGTGGTCGACGTCGCCACGCTCGGCGCCGGTCTGCTGAGTTCCGGCGATCCCGCCACGGCCACGGCCCTCGACCTGGTGCGCGGCGCCGACCTGCTGGTCGTCGCGACGCCCACCTACAAGGGCACCTTCACCGGTGTTCTCAAGGTGCTCCTCGACCACCTGCCGGCCCGGGCACTCGACGGCACGACCGCGGTCCCGGTGGTCATCGCCGGCGTGGCGCAGCAGGCCTCTGCGGCTGCGTCGCACCTGGCGGAGCTGCTGAGAGAGTTGGGCGCCGACGTGGTGCCCGGGCTCGCCGTCGTCGAGGCGGAGCTGGCCGACGTGCCGGCCGTCGCGGCGACGTTCGCCGCGACCCTCACGCTGCGGGAGCCGTCGCCGCGCTGA
- a CDS encoding LLM class flavin-dependent oxidoreductase, which yields MTLTFHWFLPTNGDSRDIVGGGHGLPAGAAGGARPPTVAYLGQIARSAEQLGFVGALTPTGAWCEDAWLTTAMLAEVTERLKFLVAFRPGLLSPTLAAQMASTFQRLSRGRLLLNVVTGGESHEQRAYGDFLDKDQRYARTDEFLHIVRALWRGETVTHHGTHLRVEQARLAARPDPVPEIYFGGSSGAAGPVAARHSDVYLTWGEPPQQVAEKLTRIRGLAAEAGRHLRYGIRLHVITRDTSEQAWAQARRLLAGIPDADIAAVQAGLARSESEGQRRMIALHGGARDRLEVAPNLWAGVGLVRGGAGTALVGSHAEIADRIAEYHALGLTEFILSGYPHLEEAYWFAEGVLPILRDRGLWTHPLAERADPAPTQVPFTTPPQPTAAS from the coding sequence ATGACCCTCACGTTCCACTGGTTCCTCCCGACGAACGGGGACAGCCGGGACATCGTCGGCGGCGGGCACGGACTGCCTGCCGGCGCGGCGGGCGGCGCCCGGCCGCCGACGGTGGCATACCTGGGCCAGATCGCACGCAGCGCCGAGCAGCTCGGCTTCGTCGGCGCGCTCACCCCGACCGGGGCATGGTGCGAGGACGCCTGGCTGACCACAGCGATGCTGGCCGAGGTGACCGAGCGGCTGAAGTTCCTTGTCGCGTTCCGCCCCGGCCTGCTCTCGCCGACCCTGGCGGCGCAGATGGCCTCGACGTTCCAACGCCTGTCCCGGGGACGGCTGCTGCTCAACGTCGTCACCGGCGGTGAATCACACGAACAGCGAGCGTACGGCGACTTCCTCGACAAGGACCAGCGGTACGCGCGTACCGACGAGTTCCTGCACATCGTCCGCGCCCTGTGGCGCGGCGAGACCGTCACCCACCACGGCACCCACCTGAGGGTCGAGCAGGCCCGGCTGGCCGCCCGCCCCGACCCGGTGCCGGAGATCTACTTCGGCGGGTCGTCCGGCGCCGCCGGCCCCGTCGCCGCCCGCCACAGCGACGTCTATCTCACCTGGGGCGAACCGCCGCAGCAGGTGGCGGAGAAGCTCACCCGCATCCGTGGCCTGGCCGCCGAGGCCGGCCGGCACCTGCGGTACGGCATCCGCCTGCACGTCATCACCCGCGACACCAGCGAGCAGGCCTGGGCACAGGCGCGGCGGCTGCTCGCCGGCATCCCCGACGCGGACATCGCCGCCGTGCAGGCCGGGCTGGCGCGCAGCGAGTCGGAGGGGCAGCGACGGATGATCGCGTTGCACGGGGGTGCGCGGGACCGGCTGGAGGTGGCACCGAATCTGTGGGCCGGCGTCGGACTGGTTCGCGGTGGTGCCGGCACCGCGCTCGTCGGCAGCCACGCCGAGATCGCCGACCGGATCGCCGAGTACCACGCGCTGGGCCTCACCGAGTTCATCCTCTCCGGCTACCCGCACCTGGAGGAGGCGTACTGGTTCGCCGAGGGCGTCCTACCGATCCTGCGCGACCGCGGACTCTGGACACATCCGCTGGCGGAGCGTGCCGACCCGGCCCCGACCCAGGTGCCCTTCACCACCCCGCCGCAGCCGACGGCCGCGTCGTGA
- a CDS encoding glycoside hydrolase family 15 protein: protein MTGGSDPTSVRPPAPISDYGLLGDTRTAALVAADGGIDWFCVPRFDGEPLFGRLVGGPEAGTFRVGPAASATPVQRRYRRHTATLETTWAVGGGRLTLTEAMLAEVSGRLLPTTLIVRRLSAEAAPVDAVVEFDPRLGVRHRRPRVHRRGPALACQWGALAVSLDTSEDLTIEPGRPALIRIGPGRPVTLVLAVAYREPLIHVDPGWAWELLGEDEERWRAWTAEIDGSLPFREEVVRSLLTMRLLTYSPSRAPVAAPTTSLPEEPGGVRNWDYRYVWPRDASIGVSAFLSVGKPDEARGFLAWLLHASRLQRPRLPALLTLDGRDVPAERELPGWPGYLGSVPVRIGNGAAGQHQLDGYGWVIDAAWAFVQAGQPLYSETWRAVRGFADVVARCWREPDAGIWEVRQPAQHVHSKLMGWLALDRALRIADTHPIRRRQRRRWLEARDGITAEIRSSGFNPTAASYVRTYGSADLDAALLVLPLLEMDSIESPRVRGTVDAIRDGLSAGGPLLYRYPPGRDGLPGTEGAFLPCSFWLVQALARTGRRAEAIEMFRAMLEYASPLGLYAEELDPATGAQIGNYPQTLTHAALVQAALAIRDAPVG, encoded by the coding sequence ATGACCGGTGGGTCCGACCCGACGTCCGTCCGTCCCCCGGCGCCGATCAGCGACTACGGCTTGCTGGGTGACACCCGCACCGCCGCCCTCGTGGCCGCCGACGGCGGGATCGACTGGTTCTGCGTGCCCCGCTTCGACGGCGAGCCCCTCTTCGGCCGGCTGGTCGGAGGGCCCGAGGCGGGAACGTTCCGGGTCGGCCCGGCCGCATCGGCCACACCCGTGCAGCGGCGCTACCGGCGGCACACCGCCACGCTGGAGACGACCTGGGCCGTGGGCGGCGGCCGGCTCACCCTCACCGAGGCCATGCTGGCCGAGGTCAGCGGCCGGCTGCTCCCCACGACACTGATCGTGCGGCGGCTGTCGGCCGAGGCCGCGCCGGTCGACGCCGTCGTCGAGTTCGATCCCCGCCTCGGCGTACGGCACCGTCGGCCCCGGGTGCACCGCCGGGGTCCGGCCCTGGCGTGTCAGTGGGGGGCCCTCGCGGTCTCGCTGGACACTTCGGAAGACCTCACCATCGAACCCGGCCGGCCCGCCCTGATCAGGATCGGACCGGGCCGGCCGGTCACCCTCGTGTTGGCCGTGGCCTACCGCGAACCGCTGATCCACGTCGATCCCGGGTGGGCGTGGGAACTGCTCGGCGAGGACGAGGAGCGCTGGCGGGCCTGGACCGCCGAGATCGACGGGTCGCTGCCGTTCCGGGAAGAGGTCGTACGAAGCCTGCTCACGATGCGGCTGCTGACCTACTCGCCCTCGCGAGCGCCGGTGGCCGCACCCACGACGTCACTGCCCGAAGAGCCCGGCGGAGTACGCAACTGGGACTACCGCTACGTCTGGCCGCGGGACGCCAGCATCGGCGTGAGCGCGTTCCTCAGCGTCGGCAAACCGGACGAGGCCCGTGGTTTCCTCGCGTGGCTGCTGCACGCCAGCCGGCTGCAGCGGCCACGCCTACCGGCGCTACTCACCCTTGACGGCCGCGACGTACCGGCGGAACGGGAACTTCCCGGCTGGCCCGGTTATCTCGGCAGCGTCCCGGTGCGGATCGGCAACGGCGCCGCCGGGCAGCACCAGCTCGACGGCTACGGCTGGGTGATCGACGCCGCCTGGGCGTTCGTGCAGGCCGGGCAGCCCCTCTACAGCGAGACGTGGCGGGCGGTGCGCGGCTTCGCCGACGTGGTCGCCCGCTGCTGGCGGGAGCCCGACGCCGGCATCTGGGAGGTCCGCCAGCCCGCCCAACACGTCCACTCGAAGCTCATGGGCTGGCTCGCTCTGGACCGGGCCCTGCGCATCGCCGACACCCACCCCATACGACGCCGTCAACGTCGACGCTGGCTGGAGGCACGCGACGGCATCACCGCCGAAATCCGGTCCTCCGGCTTCAACCCGACGGCGGCCAGCTACGTCCGCACCTACGGCTCGGCGGATCTGGACGCGGCCCTGCTCGTGCTGCCGCTGCTGGAGATGGATAGCATCGAGTCACCCCGGGTGCGCGGCACCGTCGACGCCATCCGGGACGGACTGTCCGCCGGCGGTCCGCTTCTCTACCGCTACCCGCCCGGACGGGACGGTCTGCCGGGGACCGAAGGCGCGTTCCTGCCCTGCTCGTTCTGGCTGGTCCAAGCTCTCGCCCGCACCGGACGCCGCGCCGAGGCGATAGAGATGTTCCGGGCCATGCTCGAGTACGCCAGCCCTCTCGGCCTCTACGCCGAGGAGCTGGATCCCGCGACCGGCGCCCAGATCGGCAACTATCCGCAGACGCTCACGCACGCGGCGCTCGTCCAGGCCGCGCTCGCCATCCGGGACGCCCCCGTTGGCTGA
- the argS gene encoding arginine--tRNA ligase: MDLEKLLTDRLAPAFATVAGEPVDPVIRRSQRADFQSDAALALARRLGRPPRAIAAEVLRHAELADLCSVAELSGPGFLNLTVADDALAGLVSALAVSPRLGVPVAAVPETVVVDYSAPNVAKEMHVGHLRSTVIGDAAARLLEWLGHRVLRANHLGDWGTPFGILIEHLVDVGEAEAAQELSMGDLDSFYKAARAKFDADEAFRERSRRRVVALQGGDEVTLRLWRLLVEQSERYFLAVYDLLDVTLTKRDFHGESSYNDLLGPVVEDLDRLGLLRESEGAACVFPPGFVGRDGEPLPLIVRKSDGGYGYPATDLAAIRHRTDTLSATRLLYVVGLPQRRHFEMVYAAAAQAGWLAPPARAEHVGFGSILGPDGRMLRSRAGGSVKLVGLLEEAIARATALARQRNPELGEAEAAEVGRAVGVGAIKYADLSSDRHRDYVLDWEGMLSLDGNTAPYLQYAYSRIRSIFRRAGVAVRPEAGISLAEPAERALAFELVGFARVVDEVAVNLEFHHLAGYLYRLAAAFSTFYERCPVLRADGPLRESRLVLCDLTARVLRQGLHVLGIRTPERM; the protein is encoded by the coding sequence ATGGATCTGGAGAAACTTCTGACCGACCGGCTTGCTCCGGCGTTCGCGACGGTGGCGGGCGAACCGGTCGACCCGGTGATAAGGCGCTCGCAGCGGGCTGACTTCCAGTCCGACGCGGCGCTGGCACTGGCCCGGCGACTCGGCCGGCCGCCGCGCGCCATCGCCGCCGAGGTGCTGCGGCACGCTGAGCTGGCCGACCTGTGCAGTGTGGCGGAGCTGTCCGGCCCGGGGTTCCTCAATCTGACTGTCGCCGACGACGCCTTGGCTGGGCTGGTCTCCGCGCTGGCCGTCAGTCCGCGGCTGGGCGTGCCCGTGGCCGCCGTGCCGGAGACGGTGGTGGTCGACTACTCGGCGCCGAACGTGGCGAAGGAGATGCACGTCGGGCATCTGCGGTCGACGGTGATCGGCGACGCGGCGGCCCGGCTGCTGGAGTGGCTGGGCCACCGGGTGCTGCGGGCCAACCACCTGGGCGACTGGGGAACCCCCTTCGGCATACTGATCGAGCACCTGGTCGACGTGGGCGAGGCCGAGGCGGCGCAGGAGCTGTCGATGGGTGACCTGGACTCGTTCTACAAGGCGGCCCGGGCGAAGTTCGACGCCGACGAGGCGTTCCGGGAACGGTCGCGGCGGCGGGTGGTGGCGTTGCAGGGCGGCGACGAGGTGACCCTGCGGCTGTGGCGGTTGCTGGTGGAGCAGTCCGAACGGTACTTCCTGGCCGTGTACGACCTGCTCGACGTGACCCTCACCAAGCGGGACTTCCACGGTGAGAGCAGCTACAACGACCTGCTCGGCCCGGTCGTGGAGGACCTGGACCGACTCGGACTGCTGCGGGAGAGCGAGGGGGCGGCCTGCGTGTTCCCGCCCGGCTTCGTTGGTCGCGACGGCGAGCCGCTGCCGTTGATCGTGCGCAAGTCCGACGGCGGGTATGGCTACCCGGCGACCGACCTCGCGGCGATCCGGCATCGGACCGACACGCTGAGCGCGACCCGGCTGCTCTACGTGGTCGGGCTGCCGCAGCGGCGACACTTCGAGATGGTGTACGCCGCCGCCGCGCAGGCCGGGTGGCTGGCCCCGCCGGCCCGGGCCGAGCACGTCGGGTTCGGCTCCATCCTCGGGCCGGACGGGCGGATGCTGCGCAGCCGGGCCGGCGGATCGGTGAAGCTGGTTGGGCTGTTGGAGGAGGCGATCGCTCGGGCGACCGCGCTGGCCCGTCAGCGGAACCCGGAGCTGGGCGAGGCTGAGGCGGCCGAGGTGGGCCGGGCGGTCGGCGTCGGCGCGATCAAGTACGCCGACCTGTCCAGTGACCGGCACCGGGACTACGTGCTCGACTGGGAGGGGATGCTCTCGCTGGACGGCAACACCGCGCCCTACCTCCAGTACGCGTACTCGCGGATCCGGTCGATCTTCCGGCGGGCCGGGGTCGCGGTCCGGCCGGAGGCCGGGATCTCACTGGCCGAGCCGGCCGAGCGGGCACTCGCCTTCGAGCTGGTCGGCTTCGCCAGGGTGGTCGACGAGGTGGCGGTGAACCTGGAGTTCCACCACCTCGCCGGTTACCTGTACCGGCTGGCCGCCGCGTTCAGCACGTTCTACGAACGGTGTCCCGTGCTGCGGGCCGACGGGCCACTGCGGGAGAGCCGGCTGGTGCTCTGCGACCTGACCGCCCGGGTGCTCCGGCAGGGGCTGCACGTGCTCGGCATCCGGACCCCCGAGCGGATGTGA
- a CDS encoding protein kinase family protein: MSDLPLTSAFTVFTEQDSGCLSYGVEEAGRRWFVKQATTEQARSSLLRAARFHTAVQHPAIVHPARVLDGPDGPVLIYPWHDGRVLNHATRHGSDRAALARFQQLPLHDVEAAVTRVLDAHVAVAAAGHVAVDLYDGCFLYDFGSRRMWLIDLDEYRPGPFLLEWDRLPGSRRYMAPEEFVRGAVIDQRTTVYTLGRTIQHLLDSPHGWRGTPAQRRLTAHATRPAPEDRHPDVATLVAEWRSTCTAREGHWSA; encoded by the coding sequence ATGTCCGACCTGCCGCTCACGTCCGCGTTCACGGTCTTCACCGAGCAAGACTCGGGATGCCTGTCCTACGGCGTCGAGGAGGCCGGGCGCCGCTGGTTCGTCAAGCAGGCCACCACCGAGCAGGCCCGGTCCTCGCTTCTCCGGGCCGCGCGGTTTCACACTGCGGTTCAGCATCCGGCGATCGTCCATCCCGCGCGGGTCCTCGACGGGCCTGACGGACCCGTGCTGATTTACCCCTGGCACGACGGCAGGGTGCTCAATCACGCCACCAGGCACGGCTCGGACCGAGCCGCGCTCGCCCGGTTCCAACAGTTGCCCCTGCACGACGTCGAGGCAGCTGTCACCAGGGTCCTCGACGCGCATGTGGCCGTCGCGGCGGCCGGCCATGTCGCCGTCGACCTGTATGACGGCTGCTTCCTCTACGACTTCGGCAGTCGACGGATGTGGCTGATCGACCTGGACGAGTACCGGCCCGGGCCCTTCCTCCTCGAATGGGACCGCCTGCCCGGGTCCCGCCGCTATATGGCCCCGGAGGAGTTCGTTCGTGGTGCGGTCATCGACCAGCGGACCACGGTGTACACCCTCGGCCGCACCATCCAGCACCTGCTCGACTCCCCACACGGCTGGCGCGGCACGCCAGCCCAACGCCGGCTCACGGCCCACGCCACCCGACCCGCACCTGAAGATCGACACCCCGACGTGGCGACGCTGGTCGCCGAGTGGCGGTCCACCTGCACCGCCCGAGAGGGGCATTGGTCGGCATGA
- a CDS encoding TetR/AcrR family transcriptional regulator yields the protein MSTRRRGEELEQAILQAAAEELREAGYAGMTMDRVAARARTNKNAIYRRWPHRAALGIAAYRHLSDAVMPNPDTGTLRGDALEMLRRANETWSSPHGAVLRGLLAAAADDPALLALMRERSGADTMDRAWLTILERAVARDEAPPTAVHPRVATTPMMLLRAEYAMRGIPSVPDEVLVEIVDEVFLPLVRGRARA from the coding sequence ATGAGCACGAGGCGCCGGGGTGAGGAGCTGGAACAGGCGATCCTGCAGGCAGCGGCGGAGGAGCTGCGCGAGGCCGGCTACGCCGGAATGACCATGGATCGGGTCGCCGCCCGCGCCAGGACGAACAAGAACGCCATCTACCGCCGGTGGCCGCATCGGGCCGCGCTGGGTATCGCGGCGTACCGCCACCTGTCCGACGCCGTCATGCCGAACCCCGACACGGGCACCCTGCGGGGCGACGCGCTCGAAATGCTTCGGCGGGCGAACGAGACGTGGTCCTCGCCGCACGGGGCGGTCCTCCGCGGCCTACTCGCGGCTGCGGCGGATGATCCGGCACTGCTCGCCCTCATGCGCGAACGGTCGGGCGCCGACACTATGGACCGTGCCTGGCTGACCATTCTCGAACGCGCCGTGGCACGCGACGAGGCGCCGCCGACGGCCGTCCATCCACGCGTCGCAACAACCCCGATGATGCTGCTGCGAGCCGAGTACGCGATGCGCGGCATCCCCTCGGTCCCCGACGAGGTCCTGGTCGAGATCGTCGACGAGGTCTTTCTGCCGCTCGTACGCGGCCGCGCGCGGGCGTAG
- a CDS encoding DUF4034 domain-containing protein has translation MISTVWRLLTRQIDTNPAQDDAVLREACTQARYGSDDGPARAALAATRGDHDRRARYVRVLAESTAGGLGSRIDRTTGRVDTTAAWTDRWAARTPTNPDAQLVRARSLMARAWEVRGGDWAATVRPEQWAEFGRLLHLAEQVNDVAMRLAPEDPTPWAIRLDLMVDQSAPPEDVEETWRELIRRDPWHREGHVQKLTYHCRKWGGSHEAMFGFARSVAATAPAGSPLHVLPVRAAAEWALWEQERETPGATAEEIGQRWQQDPVLQSDLDNALEQWFRQPAGRHADWLNDLNFLAYGLARTGRDADAAPVFASIGRYVTGVPWAWWGDTRGDAAFIRARRRARAASSRA, from the coding sequence GTGATCTCGACCGTGTGGCGGCTGCTCACCCGCCAGATCGACACCAACCCGGCTCAGGACGACGCCGTGCTGCGCGAGGCGTGCACGCAGGCGCGGTACGGCTCCGACGACGGGCCGGCCCGAGCGGCGTTGGCCGCCACCCGAGGTGACCACGACCGTCGGGCCCGCTACGTGCGCGTACTCGCCGAGTCGACCGCCGGCGGGTTGGGATCACGAATCGACCGAACGACCGGCCGGGTCGACACCACCGCCGCCTGGACCGACCGTTGGGCGGCGCGCACCCCCACCAACCCGGATGCCCAGCTCGTACGTGCCCGGTCCCTGATGGCACGAGCCTGGGAGGTGCGCGGCGGGGACTGGGCCGCCACGGTGCGCCCGGAGCAGTGGGCTGAGTTCGGCCGCCTGCTGCACCTGGCCGAACAGGTGAACGACGTGGCGATGCGGCTCGCGCCCGAGGACCCCACGCCGTGGGCGATCCGGCTGGATCTCATGGTCGATCAGAGCGCGCCACCGGAGGATGTCGAGGAGACCTGGCGTGAGTTGATCCGGCGGGACCCGTGGCACCGGGAGGGACACGTACAGAAGCTGACCTACCACTGCCGGAAGTGGGGCGGCTCGCACGAGGCGATGTTCGGCTTTGCCCGGTCGGTCGCGGCCACGGCACCCGCGGGCTCGCCGCTGCATGTGCTGCCGGTGCGGGCCGCCGCCGAGTGGGCGCTGTGGGAGCAGGAACGCGAGACCCCTGGTGCCACCGCCGAGGAGATCGGCCAGCGGTGGCAGCAGGATCCGGTCCTGCAGTCCGACCTCGACAACGCGCTGGAGCAGTGGTTCCGCCAGCCGGCCGGTCGGCACGCCGATTGGCTCAACGACCTGAACTTCCTGGCGTACGGCTTGGCACGCACCGGCCGTGACGCGGACGCCGCGCCGGTCTTCGCGTCGATCGGCCGGTACGTGACCGGGGTGCCGTGGGCCTGGTGGGGCGACACGCGCGGCGACGCCGCTTTCATCCGTGCCCGTCGTCGCGCCCGGGCAGCCTCGTCGCGCGCCTGA
- a CDS encoding ThuA domain-containing protein produces MAQRRALVVRGGWEGHQPVKATELFLPFLERNGYAVRIEESTEIYADAAEMADTDLVVQCVTMSQITSDQLAGLSAAVVAGTGFTGWHGGIVDSFRASSDYLHLVGGQFATHPGQEPCQRRGGPEDNFLPHTVRLTDLGREHPITAGIEDFELVTEQYWVLHDDLIDVLAVTTHPTQPWHPWHRPVTSPAIWTRLWGAGRIVVTTPGHSLDVLERADVRTIIERGMVWATRTASAS; encoded by the coding sequence GTGGCACAGCGGAGAGCACTGGTGGTTCGGGGCGGATGGGAGGGACACCAGCCGGTCAAGGCGACGGAGTTGTTCCTCCCCTTCCTCGAACGGAACGGCTATGCCGTACGGATCGAGGAGTCGACGGAGATCTACGCCGACGCCGCCGAGATGGCCGACACCGACCTCGTCGTGCAGTGCGTGACGATGTCGCAGATCACCTCGGACCAGTTGGCGGGCCTCAGTGCGGCGGTCGTCGCCGGTACGGGCTTCACCGGCTGGCACGGCGGCATCGTGGACTCGTTCCGCGCGTCATCGGACTACCTGCATCTGGTGGGCGGCCAGTTCGCGACCCATCCGGGGCAGGAGCCGTGCCAGCGTCGCGGTGGCCCGGAGGACAACTTCCTGCCGCACACGGTGCGCCTCACCGACCTCGGCCGGGAGCACCCGATCACCGCGGGAATCGAGGACTTCGAGCTGGTCACCGAGCAGTACTGGGTGCTGCACGACGACCTGATCGACGTACTGGCGGTCACCACCCACCCCACGCAGCCGTGGCATCCGTGGCACCGGCCGGTCACCTCGCCGGCGATCTGGACCCGACTCTGGGGGGCCGGGCGCATCGTCGTGACGACTCCGGGACACAGCCTGGACGTGCTGGAGCGCGCCGACGTCCGGACCATCATCGAGAGGGGGATGGTGTGGGCGACCCGCACCGCGTCGGCGTCGTAG
- a CDS encoding Gfo/Idh/MocA family protein: MGDPHRVGVVGLGVISRAYLDTLANHPAVSIAALADLDATRSAAVAATIPGAEAVSVDGLLARPDVQTVLNLTIPAAHADISLRAIEAGKNVYVEKPLAVAFPDGHSILERAASAGVRVGCAPDTVLGTGTQTARAAIDGGLIGRPMSATAVMVTPGHERWHPNPDFYYTPGGGPLLDMGPYYISALIHLLGPVRSVRGAASRLRAERVIGSGPRSGQRIPAEVDTHVTGVLEHDNGALSTITTSFDAVATTAAPIEVHGETGTLAVPDPNEFDGEVRLFALGGTGWRVLEPGAGYAEASRGIGLIDLVRADDQRPPRAGGDVALHVLDTMTALLRSATEGRRIELTTVVQRPAPVPFTPAETWKAYRADEGCRARSG; the protein is encoded by the coding sequence GTGGGCGACCCGCACCGCGTCGGCGTCGTAGGTCTCGGGGTCATCTCCCGCGCCTACCTCGACACACTCGCGAACCACCCCGCGGTGAGCATCGCCGCGCTGGCTGACCTCGACGCCACCCGGTCGGCCGCGGTCGCGGCCACGATTCCCGGCGCCGAGGCGGTGAGCGTCGACGGCCTGCTCGCCCGCCCGGACGTGCAGACGGTGCTCAACCTCACGATCCCCGCGGCGCACGCCGACATCTCGCTGCGCGCGATCGAGGCGGGCAAGAACGTGTATGTCGAGAAGCCGCTCGCCGTGGCATTCCCGGACGGCCACTCGATCCTCGAACGGGCCGCGTCGGCGGGTGTCCGCGTCGGGTGCGCGCCGGACACCGTCCTGGGCACGGGTACGCAGACCGCGCGGGCGGCGATCGACGGCGGGCTCATCGGTCGCCCGATGTCCGCCACGGCCGTCATGGTCACCCCCGGGCACGAGCGCTGGCACCCCAACCCCGACTTCTACTACACCCCGGGCGGTGGCCCGCTGCTGGACATGGGGCCGTACTACATCTCGGCGCTCATCCACCTGCTCGGGCCGGTTCGCTCGGTGCGTGGAGCCGCCAGCCGCCTGCGCGCCGAGCGCGTCATCGGCTCGGGCCCGCGCAGCGGCCAGCGGATCCCGGCGGAGGTGGACACCCACGTGACCGGCGTGCTCGAGCACGACAACGGTGCTCTCTCCACCATCACCACGAGCTTCGACGCCGTCGCGACGACGGCCGCGCCGATCGAGGTGCATGGGGAGACCGGCACGCTCGCCGTACCCGATCCGAACGAGTTCGACGGTGAGGTTCGCCTCTTCGCCCTTGGCGGCACCGGATGGCGCGTTCTCGAACCGGGGGCCGGTTACGCCGAGGCTTCCCGGGGCATCGGGCTGATCGACCTCGTCCGAGCCGACGATCAGCGTCCACCGCGGGCCGGCGGCGACGTCGCGCTGCACGTACTCGACACGATGACCGCCCTGCTCCGGTCGGCAACCGAAGGTCGGCGGATCGAGCTGACGACGGTGGTGCAGCGGCCCGCACCCGTTCCGTTCACGCCGGCCGAGACCTGGAAGGCGTACCGCGCGGACGAAGGCTGCCGCGCCCGGTCCGGCTGA